In Helianthus annuus cultivar XRQ/B chromosome 8, HanXRQr2.0-SUNRISE, whole genome shotgun sequence, a single genomic region encodes these proteins:
- the LOC110895269 gene encoding scarecrow-like protein 30 — protein MDTLYATAMNNYINGYNHHTVQPTIYLTPMQYHQDPSPSNTVDGDGSCLQNPSSSAVDDGFYNQDPSPLAATVGGDGFYSQDPSPLAVDGNGFYDQDGHPSPSAVVVDSDGFENQDHYDSVLKFLTQMLMEEDELQVKPCMLNECLSLQATERSLYDVLVNNQPANSLDSFVGATSSEDSSTITICGGYYSRKRSPDREEERGTKMATVSDPESDQPEPYDEDLLLYDHEPQQFSSTALAKKMNESSKRGRPRGKKNTITQEIVVDLRDLLTQCAQAITNNNPSSVCDLLTRIKQHCNPNGDSTERLAYYFVTAIEARLAGNGAEVYRLASLKKISAAQILKAYHAYLMSCPFHRMSNILANGSIEKLSKGADKLHIIDFGILYGFQWPCFIKNLSMRAGGPPTLHITGIDLPQPGFRPAERVQETGKRLAKYCKRFNVPFKYTEIAKKWEEITVDDLNIDRSELTVVNSVNRMHNILDETVIENSPRDAVLQLIRQINPDMFILGILNGTHNAPFLLNRFREALFHFSTMFDIFDNTAARESKERLLYEQEVFGREVMNVVACEGTARVERPEGYKQWQSRNVRAGFKQVPLYRDKVEEVKSKVRSNYHKDFLVDEDGKWILQGWKGRVLFACSLWKPA, from the coding sequence ATGGACACTCTATATGCTACTGCTATGAACAACTACATCAACGGTTACAACCACCATACTGTTCAACCAACTATCTACCTGACACCCATGCAGTATCATCAGGACCCATCGCCGTCAAACACTGTCGACGGCGATGGGTCATGCCTCCAGAATCCATCGTCATCTGCTGTGGACGATGGGTTCTACAACCAGGATCCATCGCCACTAGCAGCTACAGTTGGCGGCGATGGATTTTACAGCCAGGATCCATCGCCGTTAGCTGTTGACGGCAATGGGTTCTATGACCAGGATGGTCATCCATCGCCGTCAGCAGTTGTTGTTGACAGCGATGGGTTTGAGAACCAGGATCATTACGATTCTGTTCTCAAGTTCCTGACTCAAATGTTAATGGAAGAAGATGAGTTACAAGTAAAACCATGTATGTTGAACGAGTGTTTGTCGCTACAAGCGACGGAGAGATCGTTGTACGATGTTCTCGTCAACAATCAGCCAGCgaattcgttggatagtttcgtCGGAGCCACGAGCAGTGAAGACAGCAGTACGATTACTATCTGTGGTGGTTATTATAGCAGAAAGAGAAGCCCTGATCGAGAAGAAGAACGAGGAACGAAAATGGCAACTGTCTCGGATCCTGAATCCGATCAACCTGAACCGTACGATGAAGATCTGCTGCTGTATGATCACGAGCCACAACAGTTTAGCTCAACTGCATTAGCGAAAAAGATGAACGAATCGTCGAAAAGAGGACGACCACGAGGGAAGAAGAACACCATCACTCAAGAAATTGTTGTTGATTTAAGGGATTTGCTGACTCAATGTGCTCAAGCAATCACAAACAACAATCCCAGTTCTGTTTGTGATTTGCTGACCCGAATCAAGCAGCATTGTAACCCGAATGGCGATTCAACGGAAAGATTGGCGTATTATTTCGTGACAGCGATCGAAGCCCGGTTAGCGGGAAACGGGGCCGAGGTTTACCGATTAGCGAGTCTGAAAAAGATATCAGCTGCACAGATCTTGAAAGCTTACCATGCTTACTTAATGTCATGCCCTTTTCATCGGATGTCGAATATTTTAGCTAACGGGTCGATCGAGAAGCTATCAAAAGGGGCGGATAAGCTACACATTATCGATTTCGGGATCTTATACGGGTTCCAATGGCCATGTTTTATCAAGAATCTGTCCATGCGGGCCGGTGGCCCGCCCACGCTTCACATCACCGGCATAGATCTTCCACAACCCGGGTTCCGCCCAGCCGAGCGGGTCCAAGAAACCGGTAAACGTCTCGCGAAATATTGCAAGCGGTTTAACGTACCGTTTAAGTACACCGAGATAGCAAAGAAATGGGAGGAGATAACGGTCGATGATCTAAACATTGATCGAAGTGAGTTGACCGTCGTCAACTCGGTTAACCGGATGCATAACATTCTCGACGAGACGGTTATAGAGAACAGCCCTAGGGATGCGGTcttgcagttgattagacagaTCAACCCGGACATGTTTATTCTCGGGATTCTCAACGGGACCCACAACGCCCCGTTCTTGCTAAACCGGTTTAGAGAAGCCCTTTTCCATTTCTCAACAATGTTCGACATTTTCGACAACACGGCGGCCCGAGAAAGTAAAGAGAGGTTGTTATATGAGCAAGAGGTGTTTGGAAGGGAAGTGATGAATGTGGTAGCATGCGAAGGGACCGCTCGGGTTGAGAGGCCCGAGGGGTACAAGCAGTGGCAGTCGCGGAACGTTCGGGCCGGGTTCAAGCAGGTCCCGTTGTACCGCGATAAAGTGGAGGAAGTGAAGAGTAAAGTGAGGTCTAATTACCATAAAGATTTTCTTGTGGATGAAGATGGTAAATGGATATTGCAAGGATGGAAAGGGAGAGTTCTTTTTGCATGTTCTTTATGGAAACCTGCATAA
- the LOC110895270 gene encoding M-phase phosphoprotein 6 isoform X3 — protein MSKRELSSTLKNLKFMQRGANKEEKTIKEEEAIPDGSFPANLTTKKCMVVMEGDPSPGAIRGRMSFQSFNPSIDKLNEEASNPRQSEGDSMCSGNQGGKPSNRENEEPVSEHSNKANGDIKRKQVEVITEERT, from the exons ATGTCGAAGCGCGAGTTATCAAGCACATTGAAGAACTTGAAG TTCATGCAAAGGGGAGCTAACAAAGAGGAGAAAACAATAAAGGAAGAAGAGGCCATACCTGATGGAAGTTTTCCAGCTAATCTTACTACCAAAAAGTG TATGGTTGTTATGGAAGGAGATCCTAGTCCAGGGGCCATTAGAGGCCGGATGTCATTTCAAAGTTTCAATCCATCAATCGAT AAACTGAATGAAGAAGCTTCAAACCCAAGACAATCTGAAGGTGATTCTATGTGCTCGGGCAATCAAGGAGGAAAACCGTCTAACAG AGAAAATGAAGAACCAGTAAGCGAGCATAGCAATAAAGCCAACGGAGACATCAAAAGGAAACAAGTTGAAGTCATCACAGAG GAGCGGACCTAG
- the LOC110895270 gene encoding M-phase phosphoprotein 6 isoform X2: MSKRELSSTLKNLKFMQRGANKEEKTIKEEEAIPDGSFPANLTTKKCMVVMEGDPSPGAIRGRMSFQSFNPSIDKLNEEASNPRQSEGDSMCSGNQGGKPSNRENEEPVSEHSNKANGDIKRKQVEVITEKHSKGLYD; encoded by the exons ATGTCGAAGCGCGAGTTATCAAGCACATTGAAGAACTTGAAG TTCATGCAAAGGGGAGCTAACAAAGAGGAGAAAACAATAAAGGAAGAAGAGGCCATACCTGATGGAAGTTTTCCAGCTAATCTTACTACCAAAAAGTG TATGGTTGTTATGGAAGGAGATCCTAGTCCAGGGGCCATTAGAGGCCGGATGTCATTTCAAAGTTTCAATCCATCAATCGAT AAACTGAATGAAGAAGCTTCAAACCCAAGACAATCTGAAGGTGATTCTATGTGCTCGGGCAATCAAGGAGGAAAACCGTCTAACAG AGAAAATGAAGAACCAGTAAGCGAGCATAGCAATAAAGCCAACGGAGACATCAAAAGGAAACAAGTTGAAGTCATCACAGAG AAACATTCAAAGGGACTCTATGACTAA
- the LOC110895270 gene encoding uncharacterized protein LOC110895270 isoform X1, whose protein sequence is MSKRELSSTLKNLKFMQRGANKEEKTIKEEEAIPDGSFPANLTTKKCMVVMEGDPSPGAIRGRMSFQSFNPSIDKLNEEASNPRQSEGDSMCSGNQGGKPSNRENEEPVSEHSNKANGDIKRKQVEVITEVPLPNNSPNIIERNHTSSSNNRRKNSNKRGKLDFNVLRSPNRQNKMG, encoded by the exons ATGTCGAAGCGCGAGTTATCAAGCACATTGAAGAACTTGAAG TTCATGCAAAGGGGAGCTAACAAAGAGGAGAAAACAATAAAGGAAGAAGAGGCCATACCTGATGGAAGTTTTCCAGCTAATCTTACTACCAAAAAGTG TATGGTTGTTATGGAAGGAGATCCTAGTCCAGGGGCCATTAGAGGCCGGATGTCATTTCAAAGTTTCAATCCATCAATCGAT AAACTGAATGAAGAAGCTTCAAACCCAAGACAATCTGAAGGTGATTCTATGTGCTCGGGCAATCAAGGAGGAAAACCGTCTAACAG AGAAAATGAAGAACCAGTAAGCGAGCATAGCAATAAAGCCAACGGAGACATCAAAAGGAAACAAGTTGAAGTCATCACAGAGGTACCACTTCCCAATAATTCACCAAATATTATTGAACGCAACCATACTTCTTCGTCAAATAATCGTAGAAAAAATTCTAACAAGCGTGGAAAGCTTGACTTCAATGTCTTAAGATCTCCAAACCGTCAAAACAAAATGGGCTGA